In the genome of Coregonus clupeaformis isolate EN_2021a chromosome 11, ASM2061545v1, whole genome shotgun sequence, one region contains:
- the LOC121577084 gene encoding methionine aminopeptidase 2, whose amino-acid sequence MAELETVQPELEAPEVLNGDAGENEEKEDEEPSESGKKKRRKKKNNKTAAAAGTNEAEGDGDTGGGVGDVTKQLEQQALLEDKEKEDGVDDGEEGENSAGKKKKKKKKKKGVKGQTDPPSIPICELYPSGDFPKGEECEYPPSKDGRSAAWRTTHEEKRVLDKANEEMWSDFRQAAEAHRQVRNYVNTWIKPGMTMIDICERLEDCSRRLIKENGLKAGLAFPTGCSINHVAAHYTPNAGDPTVLQYDDVCKIDFGTHINGRIIDCAFTVTFNPKYDRLLEAVRDATNTGIKCAGIDVRLCDVGETIQEVMESYEVEIDGKTYQVKPIRNLNGHSIGQYRIHAGKTVPIVKGGEATRMEEGEVYAIETFGSTGRGAVHDDMECSHYMKNFNVGHVPIRLPRAKHLLNVINENFGTLAFCRRWLDRQGESKYLMALKNLCDLGIIDPYPPLCDTKGSYTAQYEHTILLRPTCKEVVSRGDDY is encoded by the exons ATGGCGGAGCTCGAGACAGTGCAGCCTGAACTGGAGGCGCCCGAAGTTCTCAATGGGGACGCCGGAGAGAACGAAGAGAAAGAGGACGAGGAGCCCTCGGAATCAGGGAAGAAAAAGagaagaaaaaagaaaaataataagACTGCTGCCGCAG CAGGGACAAATGAGGCTGAGGGGGATGGAGATACCGGAGGAGGTGTTGGTGATGTGACGAAACAGTTGGAGCAGCAAGCTCTGCTGGAGGACAAAGAGAAGGAGGATGGAGTGGATG ATGGAGAAGAGGGTGAGAACTCAGCagggaaaaagaagaagaagaagaagaagaagaaaggag TGAAGGGACAGACtgaccctccctccatccctatttGTGAGCTGTATCCCAGTGGAGACTTCCCAAAGGGAGAGGAGTGTGAATATCCCCCATCTAAAGATGG GCGCAGTGCAGCGTGGAGGACCACCCATGAGGAGAAGAGGGTCCTAGACAAGGCTAACGAGGAGATGTGGAGTGACTTCCGTCAGGCGGCCGAGGCCCACAGACAGGTCCGAAACTACGTGAATACCTGGATCAAACCTGGGATGACCATGATTGACATCTG TGAGCGGTTGGAGGACTGCAGTAGGAGGCTAATCAAGGAGAATGGTCTGAAGGCTGGCCTGGCATTCCCCACCGGCTGCTCCATCAACCACGTTGCTGCCCACTACACCCCCAACGCTGGAGACCCCACAGTACTGCAGTATGACGACGTCTGCAAGATAGACTTTGGCACGCACATAAACG GTCGAatcattgactgtgcctttaccGTGACCTTCAACCCAAAGTATGACAGACTACTGGAGGCTGTGAGAGATGCTACCAACACAGGCATCAAA TGTGCAGGGATAGATGTGCGTCTGTGTGACGTGGGTGAAACCATCCAGGAGGTCATGGAGTCTTATGAGGTGGAGATAGATGGGAAAACATACCAAg tgaagCCAATCAGGAACCTCAATGGCCACTCCATCGGACAGTACAGGATACACGCAGGCAAGACTGTTCCCATCGTCAAGGGAGGAGAAGCTACCAGGATGGAG GAAGGTGAGGTGTATGCAATCGAGACATTTGGCAGCACTGGGAGGGGAGCGGTTCACGATGACATGGAATGCTCGCATTACATGAAAAACTTCAACGTTGGACACGTGCCAATACG actccccagggccaagcatctGCTCAACGTGATCAATGAGAACTTTGGGACGTTGGCATTCTGCCGCCGCTGGTTGGACCGGCAGGGAGAGAGCAAGTACCTGATGGCCCTGAAGAACCTGTGTGACCTGGGCATCATAGACCCGTACCCGCCGCTCTGTGACACAAAGGGCTCCTACACCGCCCAGTATGAACACACCATCCTACTCAGGCCCACCTGTAAGGAAGTGGTGAGCCGCGGGGATGACTACTGA